A part of Bacteroidia bacterium genomic DNA contains:
- a CDS encoding N(4)-(beta-N-acetylglucosaminyl)-L-asparaginase: MPNRRSFIKLSALGAAFSGSILQACAESPTAKTVTKPIVISTWRHGLGANEAAWQILSKGGRALDAVEAGVRIPESDPNERSVGFGGRPDRDGIVSLDACIMDEKGDCGSVAFLQNIKNPISVARLVMEKTPHVMIVGEGALQFALANGFQEENLLTPESEAEWKEWKAKQEETRPPEINVENHDTIGMVALDEHGNLSGACTTSGAAFKYHGRVGDSPIIGAGLYVDNEVGAATATGWGEAVIRAVGCFLVVELMRQGNSPEEACRLAVERVISKNPDWKDIQVGFLALNKNGEHGSYCIAPGFDYAVYSPEIPNEMIKAKSKLS; this comes from the coding sequence ATGCCCAACAGAAGATCATTTATCAAACTATCAGCCCTTGGGGCAGCTTTTTCGGGGAGTATTTTGCAGGCATGTGCTGAGTCTCCGACTGCGAAAACGGTTACCAAGCCGATCGTTATCTCTACATGGAGGCATGGATTGGGAGCCAATGAGGCTGCCTGGCAGATACTCTCGAAAGGAGGCAGAGCCCTCGACGCCGTCGAGGCCGGAGTCAGAATTCCTGAATCTGATCCCAACGAACGCTCCGTCGGATTTGGCGGCAGGCCTGACCGCGACGGGATCGTTTCGCTTGATGCCTGCATCATGGACGAAAAAGGGGACTGCGGCTCTGTCGCTTTCCTCCAGAATATCAAAAACCCGATCTCCGTAGCCCGGCTTGTCATGGAAAAAACGCCTCATGTGATGATCGTCGGCGAAGGTGCACTTCAATTTGCCCTCGCAAATGGTTTTCAGGAGGAAAACCTTCTCACGCCTGAATCTGAGGCAGAATGGAAAGAATGGAAAGCCAAACAAGAAGAAACCCGCCCGCCAGAGATTAATGTAGAAAATCATGATACCATTGGCATGGTTGCACTTGATGAGCATGGCAATCTTTCGGGTGCTTGCACCACCAGCGGTGCAGCGTTTAAATACCACGGAAGAGTAGGTGATTCGCCCATTATTGGGGCTGGTCTGTATGTCGATAATGAGGTCGGGGCAGCGACAGCAACAGGTTGGGGCGAGGCGGTAATCCGGGCGGTAGGGTGTTTTCTGGTGGTAGAACTTATGCGCCAGGGAAACAGCCCGGAAGAAGCCTGCCGACTGGCTGTCGAACGTGTGATTAGCAAAAATCCAGACTGGAAGGATATCCAGGTTGGCTTTCTCGCGCTCAACAAAAACGGCGAACATGGCAGCTACTGCATTGCCCCGGGGTTTGACTATGCCGTCTATTCTCCCGAAATCCCCAACGAAATGATCAAAGCAAAAAGTAAATTGTCTTAA
- a CDS encoding copper homeostasis protein CutC, whose protein sequence is MPLHTLEICIDSIASAIAAQKGGAHRVELCDNLVEGGTTPSMGMIDLCKQKVSLGIMVMIRPRGGDFLYDDEEFEVMANDILYAKNAGVQGVVLGMLLPDGRVDKPRLEQLIRIARPMEVTFHRAFDMTPDPFRALDDLIDLGIDRLLTSGQEAEAVAGIELIARLVERAGNKISIMPGGGINESNIHRIISATGVTECHSTAKDRVASQMNYQNPKVYMGSPGSAEYERWIVSESRVKSLLSNAKE, encoded by the coding sequence ATGCCTCTTCATACCCTGGAAATATGTATCGACTCCATCGCCTCTGCGATTGCTGCTCAAAAAGGTGGTGCTCACCGTGTAGAATTGTGCGACAATCTCGTAGAAGGCGGAACTACGCCCAGTATGGGGATGATTGATTTGTGCAAACAAAAAGTTTCCCTCGGTATTATGGTGATGATAAGGCCCCGGGGGGGCGACTTTCTGTATGATGATGAAGAATTTGAGGTAATGGCAAATGATATTCTGTATGCCAAAAATGCTGGTGTTCAGGGAGTAGTACTGGGGATGCTTTTGCCTGATGGCCGTGTCGATAAACCCCGGTTGGAGCAGCTGATCCGTATCGCCAGACCCATGGAAGTAACTTTCCACCGGGCGTTTGATATGACCCCTGACCCATTCCGTGCACTCGATGACCTTATCGACCTGGGGATTGACAGGCTGCTTACTTCCGGGCAGGAAGCTGAAGCGGTCGCCGGGATTGAGCTGATTGCCCGTCTGGTTGAACGAGCCGGTAATAAAATAAGCATTATGCCAGGTGGCGGGATCAATGAGTCAAATATCCACCGCATTATCTCCGCAACCGGCGTAACGGAATGTCATTCGACCGCTAAAGATCGGGTCGCCAGCCAGATGAATTATCAAAACCCTAAAGTATATATGGGTAGCCCTGGTTCTGCAGAATATGAGCGGTGGATCGTCAGTGAGTCCAGAGTGAAATCGTTGCT